aaaagcaAACATATTGTGCATATGTAAAAGTGTGTTTCTATAAAACACTAAACtttattacttattatttaaattactgAAAAAGAAGGGTTCATGGGTACACCGTGGGGGTCAGTCAATTTATTTGTCAACCACATGGATAATCGGCACATggtataaaaatataaactggTTTGGTTTTGCAGACATAAATTAAAGCAGAAAACGATGAGTACCTCTGAACCTACGCTGATTACTGTGCCCTCCTAGACGGCAGAGGGCGATGTGGTTGCAAAGCGGGGAGACGCAGGCGAAGATGAATAAGAATCGGAAGCGACCGCTATTGGGAGACCGAAGCTCAGCGGAAGTTGGTCTGAGGAAATCTCTGGAAAGGAGGTCGAGCTCTTTGTTGCGGCTTCCCGGTGaaaaggtaaaagaagaaaacgtCGCAGTGTTAATATATTCAATGAATCGAGTTGTTTTGTATATCATCCTGCTTATGCACACTGTGTGGGGGTGTTCGCCGTCCCTCTGTTGCCCTTCGGGTCGACTGCGCTTTGTGTCACAGCGTGGCTGGTCCAGCGAGCTAACcgaagctaacagctagctcCAGCTAATGTGACTTAACTAGAACCAGAGTTTGCGTTGTTTTAGCTCATTATGAGCGTCGCGGCGCTTTGAGCGGATCCACTTTAATATAAATGATGTACTGTtgaaatgattatgattaaTTAGGGATCGAGTGCAGTGGCGCTGTGCTATCGCTAACGTCGTCAGCCATTTTGCAGTAGACAGGCCTGTTCAATCAACAACACGTCTTTTAATACTGCGAGACTGTGGATTCCTACACCTTACCATTTAATTAGGTTCTACTTTTCCCTTCACCCATAGatatatacagtttttttttcattatgtcCTTGTCACATATCTACAATATAGCTAAACATATTTCTGTGGAATCTGCCCCAGCAAGAGTATGTAGACATGCGTCCTTTTAATAATGTTGAACGCGATCAATGATTAATGTgttgagtttttatttgttttttgttatgtCTTCATTCTTAAATATATATGGTTTCCTTTGAATTTCCTGGGTCCAGGTATTAAAATGGTGAAAATCTTTGTGGGGAATCTGCCCCGAGAGGCAGACCAGGAAGAAATCAAGGCACTCTTCACGCAGTACGGCACGGTCACGGAATGTGCCATCATCAAGAACTACGCCTTCATCCACATGGATGACCGCAAGGAGGCCACCAAAGCCATCAAAAATCTGCACCTCTATAAGCTACACGGCACGCCAATCAACGTGGAGGCCAGCCACGGGAAGAACCATGCGGCCATCAAGCTGCATGTAGCGAACGTGGAGAAGGGAGCCGACGACGAGCTGCGCGGTCTCTTCGAGGAGTACGGCACGGTCACCGAGTGTGCTGTTGTCAAGAATTTTGCTTTTGTACACATGTCCAACTCCGATGAGGCCATGGATGCCATCAAGGGACTGGACAACACTGAATTTCAAGGTTCGCAAATAACACTGTGTAATACAAGTCAATTCAGGTGTGGTCATTTTACTTCAGATTACTAATTTTCTtcctacatttttttcaaatattttaggCAAGCGCATCCATGTCCAGATTTCCAAGAGCCGTCCCAGGCACGATGAACGCGATGActacccccctcctcccccagaCAGAGGTGGCTACTGGCCCCCACGCTATCCAGGCGAGAGGCATGAGCCTCCCCCACCCGGCTACATGAGAGGTCGCCTTGGCCATATGCCCCCAGGTTACCCAGCCCCTCCTCTGCCGCCCCCTCCCCCTAGACGAGCTGTTTATCCCGACCGTCCGTACGATGGCGAGAGGGAAAGATATGGCGTGGTAGATTACTATGAGAAGTACCGAGCCCGCCCGTATGGCATGGCCTCCTACGAGGATCAGCGCGGCGgcgcccctcctcctccccctcccccctcagccGTCGTCCGAGACCGTCTTATGACCCCGTCGCTTGACCCGTACGAACGTCGGCccctcccgcctcctccatcctcGTACTACCCCCGAGATCGCAGCCCCCTGAGGAGAGCACCTAACGCGCCAATGCCTCCTGCAGGTAATGGCTACTCCTACGAGCGCTCCCGGCTCTCTCCGGTTTCCCGCGTCCCGGCTTACGGAGTGCCACGTCCCAGGGATCCCTACGCTGAGCGGCTACCACCGCCACCGCCTGCACGCTACGCTTATTAAGCAAGGCTCCGACAAGTGAAGGTGAGAATAGGTCTGAGGTAGATTGGTGGTCATTTCTTTCCTGAAAATGCACTTCGTCTCTGTACAGGCAGGACCTGTCCGACACGCTCAAGGTCTTGTGGGAAAAGCAAGCGTACGAAGTGGTAAATTAGTTGATAATGCACATCTGTGTGCTAACTTTTAGCTAATACCTGTTTTTAATGTGTGGCGTAGTCCGACAAAGGCCGACGCCCCAGTCTGCCTTCTGGGGGGCAGAAGAAAGGGTCACGAGACAGATCTTGAGAAAAGACAGCACGCAGGTTATTACGATGGAAAAGGCTTCGCATCCACATTTTCAGACGGTTCATCTGTGTCATTTGCTCTTTTTCCAGGATCGTCGTTCGCCTGCGTCGCCACTCGCCGCCTCCTGATGCACGTGACTCtatccacttcctgtctgcggCTGAGCGCGTTACATTCCCCTGAGATGCTCACAGGAGGAACCAAATTGTCGACGTCCacgtctgtttttgttttaattaatttgggACAACTTTTACATTCGTATTTCCCCCctgattgttttagtttgtcaTTGTGCTGTAGAATTTTTAATGCTTGACGTCTAAGTTAGgcggaatttttttttattgtatttttacgTTTGAGTAATTAGTGTTCTGATGTGGTTTGTAACCTTAAGACAGCTGAACCATTCAGCAGCAGTTTCTAGGCGATACATGTGACTGTAAACTCAACTGAATCATATTTGGTATTTAATCTAGTCTACACGTTGGTTCCATCATTTTAAATCTTTCCATCGAAAACTAGATCTATGTGGCGATCCTGTAAAAACCTAAACTGCTAAGACTCATGTGGAAAGTGACGGCTAACGGTGTAGCTAACAAAAAAGCGTTCATATGTACCTGTCCACTGTCGacctttttttcaaataaaacgGATTTGTGCAGTAATGTTGTTCACCGGTGAGGTCATGCTCTGCGCTAAAACACATCATCGCTGTGTGTGATCGCTTGAAATGATTCGAATCTCACCAAGGCTCTTTCGAAAAATACAAATGCCATGATCATCCGTAAATTTCTGAAGAAATCACGTATAGTAAAATCGTCAAGTGGGTGAAGGAGTGTCTCTTTTCTGGTCATCTGATCATTCAGCGTACCTTTTTACCTTTGCCGCCGCCCCCACCACCAACTCACGCCCCAATGTGAAACCTTTTTAGCTTAAGTGCATAAAAGTGGTAACTCTCCAGTCACAGGCGAGACTAGTTCTCTCTGAATGTGGGGGAGATGTCCTCAAAGGCTGCTGGAGACCTTCAAAGTCAACAGGTAAGTCCAGGGTTTTAAGGAGTACTTGACAGTCAGCACATGTAACTTTTCTAGGAGGATATGGCAAGTTGTGTATACTACAGAGCATTGTAACAGCAGGAAGGATTATTTACAGGCCCTGTAGTGTCACCTGGTGTTTTCACCCATTGCCTGAACCCAAACATCCATTCAGCTGCAAGTCTGCTCTGTATTGCCAGTGTTTGCTAGGATATCATTCTGAGCAACATTTGTAGTTAATTGACAGTCCTTCTGCCAGATGTGAGGATCAGTTATTATTGGGGCCAATGTTTAACACTGGTGATAATTGGAGATGCTTTTAGGACAGCTAGGTTTGGTTAAGCAGGACTAGAGATGAGCTTTGGACTTGACAGCATCAagatttctacatattttttttacaatcagtTGAGTGATGACATTTTTGTAAATCAGGAAAGAAATCAAATGGATTACTTATTAATTATTATCTTAATTGATTTCACAGTCTGGATAAAGATGAGAAGTTGATATTACTGCGTTGTATTGCCTTTTTAGACTGACCTGCAAGAATAAAACgttaacaacaaaaaacttttctttgtctttaatATTCTGCCATTTAAACTGTATGtagttattttttcaaatgcacTGCATTATATACAGTTAATGGTTTCTCAATTCTCAAGTGTTCAACACCAGTTCAACAGTTGAATTATTTCTACCCCCGGGCCAAGAAGATGGTGTATGTACTTAAATCCAATAGTAATCCAAGTCAGACTGCATTCTTCTTGGAACTGTTGAAATTATACCAGATACaactttttttcaaaatacatGTTTAACAACAGCAGATGCTCAAGATCTCTCCTAAAAACACTTTTTGCAAATCTTTGTTTAGAATTGCAATGTACAATTTATAATGCTTGCTTAAGGTGACAAATTAGTTGTTTCTAGCAGATCAAACACTTTCATAAAACCAAAGATCCTGCTGATGGCCAGCAGGGAGTGCAGACTCCTTATAGGTACCAACTACCTATAATTTTCCCCAGGAATTTGGAGTGGCCCAGTTAAAAATGTAGTTAAGGTGGGCTCTTCTGCAGTAATTCTACAGAAGCAGGCTGCATTAACATGAGGAAATGGTTACAGAATTAGGTTTGGTTGCAAATGCTACATGCTTCTGCATAATGCCAATCTTCAGACTTGAGGTGTACTCTGGACCTTACGTAAATacacaaaactaaatattaGGAAATGCATGGGGAAGATTAGATCTCCATTAAAAACTTTCTTGTGAAGTACATTTCTGATAAAGTAGAAGTATTTTAAGCACATTGGATGTCTGTTGTGTGGTTATGAGCTGCAGGCCCATCTTCCTGTGGTTGAAACTTGTTCACTTTTAGCTGTTGTCTACAGCTCTGGTTAAGAATAACATGCAAGGCTTTGGTGCTTGTGCATGCCCACACATCTGAGCTGTGACAACACAGTGCTGTCTCTTCCTGTCAAACAAGTGGAGAAACCCTGACTCACTCTTAAATCTCCACTGCTGCAGTCCACCATCGAACTCACCATGAGGGTCTCTGGACAGTCTTCAGTGTCTCAGTTGGCTCCACTTCCACCAAACACCAATTATAAACCACATTTAGTTTGTCAGACAGAGGAAGATAGAGAAACATGAGAATTAACTGCACacattaaattattgaaatgttgCAGTAATAAGATGAAGGCAAGAAGTTAAGATAAGAAGTTGAATCTAAAATTTTTCAAGATCATTTAAGTTATAAGAAGACAAGGTACTTCAACTTTAAGTTATAAGAAAATTCAAGATAATTTAAATGAAGTCAATACAAGTTAAATTAAGCCAATTTAAGATCAGATGTTAAGCTAAGCTCACTGAATTTGAACGCTGCTGTGGTGGGGCCATAGATGTCTCTGAATGGAAACACCAAGGCATTGTTGTTTGTGGTTATGGTCCATCGAGTTGAAGGCCAGTCTTCCTGTAGTTGTGGCAGATGTGCAATGTCTTAGACACGCAGGGGATTAAATGAAGTTCTGTCAGTTTGGTGTCTATAGGCTCcgacttaatcactcccccagaTATGATTACATAGATATGATGGAAGTGATGAACAAACACTCATAACCCCGTCAGAGCGTACAGGTGGATGGTGGGTTGGACGAGGGGCTGAAGCAAATGGCAGCAATAATGATGCCGCAGCTGATGTGTTTCTGAAACGACTCGCTTCCTGTCAAAGAAGTGATTTTCCATCAGACTGCAGACTTCCACCTTGGTTTCACGATAAGTTGACCTGTGGATTGTGATAGTGGAAATACATATTCATTGAATTGAAATTGTGTATCATCATTGCATCTGATCGTGGTGATGGATCGTGATCGTAAAGGGGGACCCTGATATTAGATAGTGGTGTTGGATTGTggattatgattacaacaatactgcttgatatacaatatgaaTGGAAAATTTCCTGCTGATTTGTTCATGTATGAAAGGCAAACACTGCAGGAAGTCCAGTCTCCATTCTCCAGACATCCGCCTGAGGtcgtgacaaaaacaaaactctggACAGTCAACATCTTTTCCAGccttttgccttttttcttttgcaccAAGATACACATGCACAACGAGAAGATAAAGACTTCACTTTAAGTATGATTTCAAATTTTGGCACAGATATCACAATTATTTTCTTCAATTATCTTGTCACAGTGATCGCAACTGCTCCCATCCACAAACAGCAGACTGACGACAACGCCTCAGTTCCTCTCTGAACTTCAGTTCCGGTGGTTTCTTAAGTGCATGGTGCTGGCGTAGAGAACATTAGGctccggctctctctctctagcagGCCTTCTGCTCCGCTCTGCTCTTGGAAGGAAACTCAGTCCTGCGTAGTTCAGGTCATCAAAGCCCACATTCTGTAAATGGAAGTATTCAATGATTTATATCACCCTGAGCTGCCTGTGTGGCATTACATGAAACAACTGCTTGATGACTGAAAGACTCGGATCAATGTTTATCTATGGTTCAAGTTTGATTACCTTACTGTCTTGTGGATCCAGTGCCTCTTTATGTgctaaatgacagaaacaacacatctGGTCAGGAGTCAGGGAGCGTTGTATCGGCAAAGttgtaataaaaacacataaatacctGTATGAAGTTTCCAGATTTTAAGAACCAGAGCGATGATGATTATAATGAGGACGATAATCAGACCGCCCATGAGGATCTCCATGGTCTGATTTGCTTGTTCATCAGAGTTTTCTAAAGAAAGATACATTTTTGAGCGTTGAGACCaaagactgtgtataaagatggacgacgcagcTCCACTTCTACTTTTCACTTCGTCTTTAAAGCATCagataacaaataacaaaacacttgagcatacatcagtgtgataacaactacCTCCAATGACAGAAACTGTCTATcatattttggtccatgtccagtTTGCTGTCATTGAGGGGGCTGATGGcattgtccatctttttatacagtctatggtgcagacaAATGCTATCACCATCACAAAGTCTTCAGCAGAGACTACATTTCTTTAGatctaaatataataataaacatttcttATCAATTAATAACAttgtataaaacaatataatttgatgtgtattttaaCTTAAGTTCACGACCTATATGGCAGCaatccaccaggtggcgatcaagccGCTTTGGCTTCTTTTTGCAGGAACTGTCGTGTAGTTAGTTCAGACCAGCCCTTATTTCAAGAGGCATAAAATCTATTTCCCCTATAACga
This sequence is a window from Platichthys flesus chromosome 24, fPlaFle2.1, whole genome shotgun sequence. Protein-coding genes within it:
- the rbm4.3 gene encoding RNA-binding protein 4.3 produces the protein MVKIFVGNLPREADQEEIKALFTQYGTVTECAIIKNYAFIHMDDRKEATKAIKNLHLYKLHGTPINVEASHGKNHAAIKLHVANVEKGADDELRGLFEEYGTVTECAVVKNFAFVHMSNSDEAMDAIKGLDNTEFQGKRIHVQISKSRPRHDERDDYPPPPPDRGGYWPPRYPGERHEPPPPGYMRGRLGHMPPGYPAPPLPPPPPRRAVYPDRPYDGERERYGVVDYYEKYRARPYGMASYEDQRGGAPPPPPPPSAVVRDRLMTPSLDPYERRPLPPPPSSYYPRDRSPLRRAPNAPMPPAGNGYSYERSRLSPVSRVPAYGVPRPRDPYAERLPPPPPARYAY